attataactttaaataatgcatcatatttcaataaaatagaaatgcatCACTCTAATGTAAATGAAGGTTAATACATGTTCACATTTTCTGAAACACTAAACCACTGTTCTCTAAACTAAAAGGTGCTGCATTTGATTTATGTGAACTGGAAACCAGGTCAGaactatttattcaaaataaaactttgttgTGATTTTAAATTCAACATAATTTTAAATGATACAAGAGTGAATTGTAACAGAAAAGCTGCTTATCTCAATAAATCTAATGTCTTCAATCATAGGCATGACAGAGCAAATCAAAGACAAGACTTAGTGTTGGAACGTAAACTATAGTACTTCTACAGCAATCAGATTAAAATAACCTTAATAAAATTAtggtaaatgaaaaataaatatatacaaagtaaaaagatgAGAATAGCATAATGTCAAATAGTAGTTATTTCCAACAGCGAAGAAGACACCACAGCAAGCCAAgtcatttaaaatcatataaaacTATTTAGTTCTGTACAACCAAAAGATTAGAATCAGTCTCGATGTCGGGTCCTGAACTGGATCAGAGCATCAGTTTATAACAGGTTCACATAACGCATGTCATGTGAGCCATAAACATGCAGGGTTACATTGCACAGACCACAGAACAGCTTCACAGGTGGAAACGAGAGTTGGTTTTACAGTCTGATCAGAAACTGTGTGTTCAATTTGCAGCTGAAGCAAAAGTTTAACCTTTTTTGGGGAACAAATTCACTTCCTGGCAGAGAGcgagatgagaagattgatgccacTCCCAACAATCTTGTCATCTAACGATCCCAAAGAAAGTGAATAATCATTTATCCAAAATATATCCaactatttatttcaatttctgACCTTAGTGCGCCTCCTTTGTCTCAGCGTCCGTCCCATCACATGATAGGATTCCTATCATAAAGAGTGCCTTACTCCCAACACAGGTCTATCTCACCCATGTTGATTAAATTAACCCGAAAATTACTGTAAAACCTGTACTTCTGGTTAATCTGTGTGTTCAATTAATAgattataattcattataacATACTACAAATACGGGATTTTGACTTCAGACAACGTATTATCACACACAGTTCCCATAAAGCACCACATCTACAATACTCGGGTTACAAAGAGCAtcctgggatttttttttaaagagacaaagGTTTCATTTTCCAAACCTTTCCCGAAGAACAAAAGGAGTAGGAAACCCTGCTGGTTTAGCCtgcgttctttttttttttttacggaaaagatctcctcctcttcagtgAAAGTGACGTTTTGTGTTGCAACATGTCAAGTCTACTTAGTGCGAATCGACTTCTTTTGTCACCTAATTTGCTcaatgtgctgtgtgtgttaaGGCCTGTGTGGGTGGCCCGCCTCATCCGCCAGGTTGAGGATGTAGCCTGCTATGTCGTCCTCTGTGGGGAAGTCGGACATTACCCACGATTCATTGGCTGCCGTCACTTGCAGGCGGCATATCGGACAGTTTCTGCTCTGCCCgctcctgcagaaacacaaaagattGTGTATTCATTACTGTTGTTGTCTGTTCATATCGTGTGACTAAAACATGTCAGAACTATCTTTACATAATAAGCAAAGCAAAAAATCATCTCACCATTTATCAATGCACTTCTGGCAGAAGCTGTGTGCACAGGGCAGAATGAGGTCGGCCTTCCCGTCCATGCAGATGCAGCACTCCTCCTCATCGGTCAGCTGCTTCACTCTGCACGGccaccaaagaaaaaacagagaagagacaCCAGTTTAAGTTATTTTCTAAAGAGGAAGGTATCGCTTATTCTAAgaaaatcttattttgaaatcaaaTGCCTCATGCTGGATGAATCTTGATGGCTCACATTAAACAGGTTTgcctgagaaaaatatatttcggtgtaataaaaatgcatggaaatgtaaaaatgatccCTTCATCCTCGACCAGCTCCTACTATAGACGGGAATTCATTCAGAGGGATAAACAGTAATTCTGCTGCAAAATAACTTGTTTATCCATCATTTGGGTTGCCTGtgggacatttaaaaaaaaaaaacaaaaaaaaactttaactgATTAATTTTCTCCCTAAAAGGTTCTTTCTCTGcttgtcaaagtgtccttgggcaacaCACTGAACCGTTAATGGCTCAGGCCACCACTCAGCATGGTTCTCTTTTAGGAGTAGTAGTGTGAACCCCAACACCAGTAGATTTGTAGATGTAATATTGTATGAAAAGTTCCAATAAAAACTCCCCTTTTCAATGTGAAAAACATACCAACAGTTATGGGGTCTTTGACTGTTTTATGGACCACTTTAATGAGCACATACCTGCCCATCCACATGCTGGCCTGGCAGGAGTCTGTGGAGGGCAGCTGGGCAGACGGGCCCTCGGTGGCGCCCTCTGCTGACAGCACCTCAGCAGCCTGGCTGGTGATGTCACGGTACAGCTGGATGAACTGGTACAGGTTCATGATGCGCGACGCTTCCATCGTACCGTTCTCTTTGTTGATCTAGGAGGAGGCGAAGGCCATCACATGACACACTAGTTCAgtattctgtgtgtttatgtctgtacACATGCAGTCGCAATCCTACACTGTTCTATAACAGTTGGGTTTATTAAGAGTGGAACAAAACTCAAAGCTcagtttaagttatttttaataCAGTTTGGGATCAGTTATGACATTGTGTTCCCaaaaacttaattaaatgaCTCAACCACGATGCGTACAGGTGGTAAATACTGAGGAAATATGTCATATTTCTGCTTGCAAAACCTTCAAACCCCCTCCTGAGCTccatgaagaaaaacactgactcACAAGTCTCAGACACAGAGAGTATTAGATAATGCTGTTTATCTTTTGATGCCCTGAAGACTTTGGTTATATTCTTTAGCAGCCACGTGAACTCACATGTTTACAGGCAAAACATCTGTATTTCCCTGTCTATACTTTCTTTTCTTGAATCCATGTTTCAAACATAGTTTTGAGAACGAGctacaataaatatgaaactacagGAAACGAAAATGATGTCactgaaaatggaaaagaagatgaaaaaggTAAATAGCCAAgttcaaaacaaacagcactgtATTTTAAAACTACCgattttgttcttctgtttctaTTTAATGTTTGACTCTAAAAAGGCCAACATCTGCATTGGACTGGTCTCTCTCTAAACTGATAAACTGGTGAAACCACGATAAGGAAACACACGTATACCCAATAATAACCTTGACCACACTTTTCTCCGCCTGCAgttgtccttctctctcttacataaaatcaaaaggtgtGTTCAGATGCTCTTGTTGGCTTGTGATGTGTGTGGACAGCTTGTTTGGTCTCACCTTGGTGCAGAGGACCCTGACAGCCACCTTCCACAACGCCGTGGCATCGGATCCTGGCTGCACCTCAAACAGAAGGTGCTTCTGCTGTCCAGTAGCTAGCTTGGCCGTACTGAGAGAGATCcagcagaagagagagacagagagagagagagagagagagagagagagagagagagagagagagggtaagTTTAACTCAATAAACCATTCTGCATCGTTTTTACTGCTGTTTGCTATGAACACATCTACAcgtgcaaacacaaacaaagtaatGCCCAACCTTTGGAAACATTGATACATTTAGCTGGATATTACTGGAAGTGATGATTTACTGCATAACCACTTACACTATACTGCATGATTCATTGTTTGACTTATCCAAATGATACGCTACACTCTGGGTTTCTTCATTAACAACTGACTGAGAATAACTCACTTTAATTATGCCTCTCAGTTACAACCTCTTAAAGCTAATAAGCTAAAATTGAATTAGCAGAAGCAGGGCTTGATGTCTGAGGAATAAGATCCTAGATGGTGGAATACTATTCAGGCTAGCTGTGCAGAGTTCTCAAGTCAGAAAAGTCTGCccacaaaaccaaaaacagaatCACTTACAAATCTTCCTCCCACTGTCCTTCTATAACATtaaagcaacttaaaaaacgctgtatatttgcattaaattaGACATCTATCATTGCTATTATTCCCGGGATAGACTGTTACTTACACGTCGTTAAGTTCGGCCACCCTCCCCAGAAACTCCTCGTAGGTCAGGTAGCCGCTGTCACGCACCAGTCCGGCGTGTTTCACCAGCTTCTCAGGCAGACGGTTCATCACCCCCTGACCTGAGAGCTGCTGGCCCAtcctggcagcagcagcacttctGAAACAGCACTGGCAGAAAGCTGCACCTCATTCAGTTCTGCAGAGCCTGATGGGAAATGAACAGTTAAGCACTAGTCTGATAAAACGGTAATGTCTGTGAAGGCCAGTCAAGCTCTTAAAATTTGAACTTTATTCCGATCATAACTTGCATATGTATCAAAGGAGATTTTTTATCACCATCAGAAACGAGGCTCTAAGGACAGCGGGTGTCtgatgctgtacagattgtaaagccccaTGAGGTAGATTTgagatttgtgatattgggatATATAATTCAAAATTGACTTGATTTGATGTTGTAGAGCTTTAAGATTTGGAGCTAAGGGGCTTAACGCAACCCttgaaaacattattattattattattattattattattattattattattattaagcccCAGACCAAAAGTACACTGACATTTCTGTGGGTGTCCACATATTTATGGTTGTAAAGCCACTCAAGTGTGCATTTCGATGAAGGGTATTCAGTTAATCTGAACCTACTAGTTTTCAAAGTCCATTCACATTGAATTAAGCAAAAGCCACAGTTTCATTGAACCCGTGCTGAGCGGCGTCAGGGCTGCGACTACCGATTATTTTTGTTATCGATTAATCTGCcgaatatttttttcaatttagcCATAATCATTTAGTCCCATCAGGAAATAGTCATCACAACTTAACAGAGCCAAACCAACATCTTCAAATGTCCTCTTTATGCCCAAATACCCCAAAATATTTAGCTTACAATAATacatgagaaagaaaagcaggacATCTTCTCATTTGAAAGGCTGGAATTTTGCGATTATTGTAAATGTTGCACTATATCTGTATGActgaaacaattaataaattgtCCCAAAaagttgccatttttttttactgtgagaGACTTATCAATTAATCGACTAATTGTTTGAGTTTCAAGCCAGCTAGTCAGGCACTAACTGATGTGAAAGTGCAACTCTTTGAGTGGACAAACATCCTGTCATATGAGCTCATTAAAGTAACATTAAAACGTATTGTAACAGCTAAGTAACAGATGACAACATCTCAACTAGTCTCAGTAAAAACCCAACTATGATTTAGGATTCAATAGTCATTAAAACGCGGATAAACCAGCCTACATCACAGACTCCCTGTTGCTATATGTTCCTCCAccaacacatacagtaccagtcaaaagtttggacacactttctcattcaacaacttgaagaatctaaaatataaaacatattctggt
This is a stretch of genomic DNA from Anoplopoma fimbria isolate UVic2021 breed Golden Eagle Sablefish chromosome 19, Afim_UVic_2022, whole genome shotgun sequence. It encodes these proteins:
- the rnf141 gene encoding RING finger protein 141; translation: MGQQLSGQGVMNRLPEKLVKHAGLVRDSGYLTYEEFLGRVAELNDVTAKLATGQQKHLLFEVQPGSDATALWKVAVRVLCTKINKENGTMEASRIMNLYQFIQLYRDITSQAAEVLSAEGATEGPSAQLPSTDSCQASMWMGRVKQLTDEEECCICMDGKADLILPCAHSFCQKCIDKWSGQSRNCPICRLQVTAANESWVMSDFPTEDDIAGYILNLADEAGHPHRP